Proteins co-encoded in one Arachis hypogaea cultivar Tifrunner chromosome 13, arahy.Tifrunner.gnm2.J5K5, whole genome shotgun sequence genomic window:
- the LOC112738013 gene encoding mitochondrial-processing peptidase subunit alpha, with translation MYRNAASRLRALRARSISRLPATARFASSSSVATTKSSPLGGLFGWLTGGGSSSAPPLDFPLPGVTLPSPLPDHVAPGKTIITTLPNGIKLASETSASPAASIGLYVDCGSIYETPLTFGATHLLERMAFKSTRNRTHFRVVREVEAIGGIVQASASREQMGYTFDALKTHVPEMVELLVDCVRNPVFLDWEVNEQLLKVKAEVGEASKNPQDLLLEAIHSAGYSGALANPLLASESALNGLNGSVLEEFVAENYTAPRIVLAASGVEHEELLSIAEPLLSDLPNVPRPEEPKSVYTGGDYRCHTESGRTHFALAFELPGGWHKLKDAMVLTVLQMLLGGGGSFSAGGPGKGMYSRLYLRVLNEYPQVHSISAFNNIYNNTGIFGIQVTTGSDFVSKAIDITVNELLAVATSGQVDQIQLDRAKQATKSAILMNLESRMVVSEDIGRQVLTYGERKPVEDFLKAVDQVTLKDIASISQKLISSPLTMASYGDVIYVPNYESVSSKFRSK, from the exons ATGTACAGGAACGCTGCTTCACGCCTTAGGGCCTTGAGG GCGCGTTCCATCAGCAGGCTACCTGCTACTGCTAGATTCGCAAGTTCGAGCTCCGTTGCCACAACAAAATCATCTCCGTTGGGTGGCTTGTTTGGGTGGCTCACCGGCGGCGGATCCAGCTCTGCTCCCCCTCTGGATTTCCCCCTTCCCGGAGTGACCCTCCCCTCTCCATTGCCCGATCACGTTGCCCCCGGTAAAACCATCATCACTACCCTCCCAAATGGAATCAAGCTTGCCTCCGAAACTTCCGCG AGTCCTGCAGCCTCAATTGGTTTGTATGTGGATTGTGGTTCAATCTATGAGACTCCTTTAACATTTGGGGCAACACATCTGCTAGAGCGAATGGCCTTCAAGAGCACTAGAAACAGGACTCACTTTCGGGTGGTTCGTGAGGTAGAGGCCATTGGTGGCATTGTGCAGGCCTCTGCTTCCAGGGAGCAGATGGGTTACACCTTTGATGCTCTCAAGACTCATGTTCCCGAAATGGTCGAGCTTCTTGTTGATTGTGTCAGGAACCCTGTCTTTCTTGACTGGGAGGTCAATGAGCAG CTTCTGAAAGTGAAGGCCGAGGTTGGTGAAGCTTCCAAAAATCCTCAAGACTTGCTTTTGGAAGCGATTCATTCTGCTGGATATTCTGGTGCCTTGGCGAATCCTCTTTTAGCTTCAGAATCGGCACTTAACGGACTAAATGGTTCAGTTCTGGAGGAATTTGTTGCC GAAAACTATACGGCACCTCGGATAGTACTTGCTGCTTCTGGTGTTGAGCATGAGGAATTGTTATCTATTGCAGAACCGCTTTTGTCTGACCTACCCAACGTCCCGCGTCCAGAGGAGCCCAAATCTGTATATACTGGTGGTGATTATAGATGCCACACTGAATCAGGA AGGACCCACTTTGCTCTTGCATTTGAACTTCCTGGTGGCTGGCATAAGTTGAAGGATGCTATGGTCTTAACTGTTCTTCAG ATGCTACTGGGAGGTGGTGGATCATTCTCTGCTGGCGGACCTGGTAAAGGAATGTATTCACGGCTAT ATCTCCGAGTTCTGAATGAATATCCACAAGTTCATTCTATTTCAGCATTcaacaatatttacaataacacAGGCATATTTGGTATCCAAGTTACAACA GGTTCGGATTTTGTATCAAAAGCCATCGATATAACAGTTAATGAGCTTCTTGCAGTTGCTACATCTGGACAGG TTGACCAGATACAGCTGGATCGTGCCAAACAGGCTACAAAATCTGCAATTTTGATGAACTTGGAATCAAGA ATGGTTGTTTCAGAAGATATAGGAAGACAAGTTCTGACATACGGTGAAAG GAAACCTGTCGAGGATTTCTTGAAAGCAGTGGACCAAGTAACGCTAAAAGATATTGCTTCAATTTCTCAAAAGCTCATTTCTTCCCCTCTTACAATGGCATCATATGGAGATG TTATTTATGTTCCAAACTATGAATCAGTGAGCAGCAAATTCCGTTCAAAATGA